In one Candidatus Dechloromonas phosphoritropha genomic region, the following are encoded:
- a CDS encoding cytochrome c oxidase subunit 3, with product MKAVQIQSDSHVHYFVPEPSLYPVILSGGMLLLALGFIQALNAFPLGKWVMLGGFAVIVYVLFGWFGRVISESQSGAYRDWEDLSFRYGMIWFIATEVMFFAAFFGALFYMRIISVPVLGDMESAHGTTLWPGFAGEWPSSGPKGAKFTPMGAWGIPAINTALLLSSGATVTWAHWGLLRNRRTQLVLGLGATVVLGILFLGFQAYEYHHAYTELGLTMGAGAYGATFFMLTGFHGFHVTLGTVMLLVILVRSLSGHFSAERHFAFEGVAWYWHFVDVVWLILFVFVYWV from the coding sequence ATGAAAGCCGTCCAGATACAATCTGATTCGCACGTTCACTACTTCGTGCCGGAGCCGAGTCTCTATCCGGTCATCCTGTCCGGCGGCATGCTCCTGCTTGCCCTCGGCTTCATCCAGGCACTCAATGCCTTTCCGCTCGGCAAATGGGTCATGCTCGGCGGTTTCGCGGTCATTGTTTACGTGCTTTTCGGCTGGTTCGGCCGCGTCATCAGCGAGTCGCAAAGCGGCGCCTACCGCGACTGGGAAGACCTGTCGTTCCGCTACGGAATGATCTGGTTCATCGCCACCGAGGTCATGTTTTTCGCCGCCTTCTTCGGTGCCCTCTTCTACATGCGGATCATTTCAGTTCCGGTTCTAGGTGACATGGAAAGTGCCCATGGAACGACGCTATGGCCCGGGTTTGCCGGTGAGTGGCCGTCCAGTGGACCCAAGGGTGCGAAATTCACGCCGATGGGCGCCTGGGGAATTCCAGCTATCAATACGGCGCTGCTGCTCAGTTCCGGTGCCACGGTTACCTGGGCGCATTGGGGGTTGTTGCGCAACCGGCGTACCCAACTCGTCCTCGGCCTGGGAGCAACGGTCGTGCTCGGCATCCTGTTCCTTGGTTTTCAAGCTTACGAATACCATCATGCCTACACGGAGTTGGGTCTGACCATGGGCGCCGGTGCCTACGGCGCGACCTTTTTCATGCTCACCGGTTTCCACGGCTTCCATGTCACGCTCGGCACCGTCATGCTGCTGGTCATTCTGGTGCGCAGCCTGAGCGGTCATTTCAGCGCCGAACGCCATTTCGCCTTCGAAGGCGTGGCGTGGTACTGGCACTTCGTCGATGTCGTCTGGCTGATCCTCTTCGTTTTTGTCTATTGGGTATAG
- a CDS encoding twin transmembrane helix small protein: MIRVLVVLLMLGIIGSLFSGLFYIYRDRGAGARTARALTLRIGLSISLFLLLLLGFRFGLIPGYTQ, translated from the coding sequence ATGATCAGGGTGCTGGTTGTATTGCTGATGTTGGGCATTATCGGAAGCCTGTTTTCCGGGCTGTTCTATATCTATCGCGACCGTGGTGCCGGCGCGCGAACGGCGCGCGCCCTTACCCTGCGCATCGGCTTGTCGATTTCGCTCTTTCTGCTGTTGCTACTCGGGTTCCGCTTCGGTCTCATTCCCGGCTATACCCAATAG
- a CDS encoding cytochrome c oxidase assembly protein — protein sequence MADETSPRLPNNGPLVRRLLLLVAGAFAFAFALVPLYNVLCAATGLNGKTAGPNPIRDGFGIGGFTAKTAPVASVDLTRKITVEFTGTVMPGLPWDMRPLTVDLDVHPGELQQVAYLVRNTSDHEITGQAVPSVTPGKAAQYFDKIECFCFSQQTLGPGESREMPLAFIIKSGVDRDITQITLSYAFFGIDGQRQTLTSNREAQ from the coding sequence ATGGCCGACGAGACGAGTCCGCGCCTGCCGAACAACGGGCCACTGGTACGCCGCCTGCTTCTTCTGGTCGCGGGCGCCTTTGCTTTCGCCTTCGCGCTGGTTCCTCTTTACAACGTGCTGTGCGCAGCGACTGGGTTAAACGGGAAAACCGCCGGCCCCAACCCGATTCGCGACGGATTCGGCATTGGCGGTTTCACGGCCAAAACAGCACCGGTCGCCAGCGTCGACCTGACGCGCAAGATCACCGTCGAATTTACCGGAACGGTGATGCCCGGGCTGCCCTGGGACATGCGTCCGCTGACCGTTGATCTCGATGTCCATCCCGGCGAATTGCAGCAGGTCGCCTATCTGGTACGCAATACCTCTGACCACGAGATTACCGGTCAGGCCGTACCCAGCGTCACGCCGGGTAAGGCAGCCCAGTATTTCGACAAGATCGAATGTTTCTGCTTTTCGCAGCAGACCTTGGGGCCGGGCGAGTCGCGTGAAATGCCCCTCGCTTTTATCATCAAATCCGGTGTCGACCGCGACATTACCCAGATCACGCTGTCCTATGCCTTTTTCGGCATCGACGGGCAGCGCCAAACCTTGACCAGCAACCGGGAGGCGCAATGA
- the greB gene encoding transcription elongation factor GreB, producing the protein MNKAFVREADGDDDESLEPSLKLPPGTRNYITPLGHSRLRDELEHLVKRERPQVVEVVAWAASNGDRSENGDYIYGKRRLREIDRRIRFLTRRLEIAEVVDPSRQVDNDQVFFGACVTVADGEGNENTYTIVGVDEADAARGLISWVSPLARALIKARAGDNVRFQSPLGVRELDIVDVIYQRIV; encoded by the coding sequence ATGAACAAGGCGTTCGTCAGGGAGGCTGACGGCGATGATGACGAAAGTCTCGAACCGTCGCTGAAGCTGCCGCCGGGGACGCGCAATTACATTACCCCGCTCGGGCATTCCCGGCTCAGGGACGAACTGGAACATCTCGTCAAGCGCGAACGCCCGCAGGTAGTCGAGGTCGTCGCGTGGGCCGCGTCCAATGGCGACCGCTCGGAAAACGGCGATTACATCTATGGCAAACGCCGCCTGCGCGAGATCGATCGGCGCATCCGCTTCCTCACCCGCCGTCTGGAGATTGCCGAGGTGGTCGACCCGTCGCGCCAGGTCGACAACGATCAGGTTTTCTTCGGTGCCTGCGTGACCGTAGCCGACGGCGAGGGCAATGAGAACACCTACACGATTGTCGGCGTCGACGAAGCCGATGCCGCTCGTGGCCTCATCAGCTGGGTTTCGCCGCTGGCACGGGCGCTGATCAAAGCACGCGCTGGCGACAACGTGCGCTTCCAGTCTCCACTCGGAGTCCGTGAACTCGACATCGTCGACGTCATCTACCAAAGGATCGTCTGA
- a CDS encoding SURF1 family protein — MPNISNTTSTLIIAESSERQAQPEYARLVSESARAGRVRTALFGALLLAVLLPAFISLGMWQWRKAETKVNLQHELDARSSGLLVTMPSETVDAESLRYRRVVLRGTFDPQRQVLIDNRLHLEQAGYHVITPLRLAGSTMHVLVNRGWLPADANHRVLPEAGVPSGNVELTGIAIIPEQRFFNLAAQPTTGWEPVWQNLDLKRFRAVVSYPLQPLVILLDADAPGGYLREWPRPDERSERHRSYALQWFGFAVASIGIWAYFLLRRP; from the coding sequence ATGCCCAACATCAGCAATACAACCAGCACCCTGATCATCGCGGAGTCCTCCGAAAGGCAAGCGCAACCCGAGTATGCGCGTTTAGTATCCGAATCGGCAAGGGCCGGCCGCGTTCGGACAGCGCTGTTCGGTGCTCTGCTGCTAGCTGTTCTCCTGCCGGCATTCATCTCGCTCGGGATGTGGCAGTGGCGCAAGGCCGAAACCAAGGTCAATCTGCAGCACGAACTTGATGCCCGCAGTTCGGGATTGCTGGTCACCATGCCAAGCGAGACAGTCGACGCCGAATCGCTGCGTTACCGGAGGGTCGTCCTGCGCGGCACCTTCGATCCTCAGCGCCAGGTGCTGATTGACAACCGCTTACATCTCGAGCAGGCCGGCTACCACGTCATCACCCCGCTGCGCCTCGCGGGTTCCACCATGCACGTGCTGGTCAATCGCGGCTGGCTGCCTGCGGATGCCAACCATCGGGTTCTGCCCGAAGCCGGCGTGCCGAGCGGCAACGTCGAACTGACCGGCATCGCCATCATCCCCGAGCAGCGCTTTTTCAACCTGGCCGCCCAACCAACTACCGGCTGGGAGCCGGTGTGGCAAAACCTCGACCTGAAACGCTTCCGCGCCGTCGTCAGCTACCCGCTGCAGCCATTGGTGATCCTGCTCGATGCCGACGCGCCGGGCGGCTACCTGCGCGAATGGCCACGACCCGACGAGCGCAGCGAACGCCATCGCAGCTATGCCCTGCAATGGTTCGGTTTCGCCGTCGCGAGCATCGGCATCTGGGCCTATTTCCTGTTGCGCCGGCCATGA